One Salvia splendens isolate huo1 chromosome 1, SspV2, whole genome shotgun sequence genomic window, GTAATACTTTAACATGGCTGCTCTGTCACAATAGATAAGATGATCAACATCTAGACCAAGATTTCCAATGCAAGGCAATTCACAGTCATCCATGCTATGGGTGGGAGATTCTTATTCTATTTTCAGTATTGAACATATGTTTATCCACTACCATTGCACATCACAGGTAATTATCGAGTAACAAAATATTATGTGCACTCACATGGTATTAATAATGAAGTGAAGCATAAAATATAGTTGTAACACAATAATACCCTCCCAAATTAAAgcataatatatataaattggCACTGACAAAAGGTTGGCTGAGAGAATGCATTCGGCCATCAActagttatttattttatgatcTAGGAATTTTAGTTCATGGAATCCTGAGGGCGGGGATGGCGACACCCTCCCACCAGCCATACGTACCAGCCGGTTGCAGTGAgagtggaggtggaggtggggaCTTTTTGTGAAGCACAGGGCaacatattaaaactcatgGCATTTAAACGCAGTAAAAAAGTACTACTTACTTAGTAGTCTCCTAATATTCTAATCCCATGACATACCAAAATCGGTGTGCTAAAACATTCATTTCAGCAACAAACCGACACTTCAATACTACAACTACTGATCATTAGCCAACAGATGTTAGCacctttaaaaaaaacaaacatataCAAAACATATCACCTACAGCTGCAACTTTCTTCACCAGTCAACCAATTTTTGGCAGACCTGTGTGGAACGAGCTTCCTCGTTCTTGAATTTCACAAAATAGAAGAAACTTTACCTTCAAAATCATTCTTTACAGTCTTGATGCTATCTTTCGTTTCCCTCAGCCTAACCTGCAGGAAAGcaatctcttcttcctctctttcttttgCAGACTCGGCTTGTGAGCGCTTTCTCTGCAACTTCATTATATGCTCGTTGATCTCCTCAATGTCTCTTTCAAGCCTAGCCTTTGTGTCTCTGTGACCTGTGATCTGGCCATTTATAGTTTCTGTGTCATTTGCAAGCTTCTCTTGCTTGCACTTGATAGCAAGCAGCTCATTTATACAATCCTGAATGGGCCCGACTTCAAACCCCTGTTTTTCCAAATCTGTGAGTGTGTCCATTATATCATCCATGATGCTTACAGGATCAGTTAGCTGCAATTTGGAGGCTCTTTCGACTATGCTGGAAAACGTGACCATATAGCCTATAGCCAAGCCTTCTCGTGAACTTTCTCTGAAATTTTCCAAAGGCTGGAAATGTGGCTTCTGTGGCAGCCTCTGGAAAACTTGAAAGGATTGAATAGTCTTCCAAAGAATTGTGTTTTTCTCAAAAGGCAGCTTTTCTGGCTCGCTTAGCACTAGGGCAACCTTATCTACTGAAGCAGCATCAGGTGTTCTTCTGTTTTCTGGCTGCTTCTCATTATGCTCACGAACCGTCTCCCCCACAGAATGTTGATGTTGACTTGATATCATTGAGATTATATCAACCTTGGGAGTAGTTGCCAGTGCTTCATTTTCTGGCCGCTTCTCTATATCCTCATCCAGCACAACAGCTACATTGTTTTCCATACAACTTTGAGGAGGTTGATAAGGTATCACGGGGCCTTTATCAACTGTAACAGAAGCTTGTGCTTCATCTTCTGACAGATTCTCACTGTTCAGATCGAACAAAACAACAGAAGTCTCTTCCACAGAAGGCATGCTTTGTCTTCCACTTTCTGATTGCTTTTGAGTGCCTTCATCAAGAACATTACCAGTGATGTTGCTCTCAGAAGGAAAGCCTGTATCTACCAAACCAGaagattttatttcactttgtGGCTGCATCTCACTAGCTTCATCGTGCCCGACACGGCCGCCTTGGGTATTACCATTCTCAGTGTACGGTACCATTACTGTATCCACAAAATGCAATCCTGATTAGAGTATCATAGTCAGAATGAAAAAGCAAGAAATCACACTAGTAGACATGTAAGTTTACCTGAGCCATCAATTACAGATGACATGTGCATCTCGTCAATCCATTTCGAAAGTGGTTCATTATCAAACTGATTGCTGGGTTGAGGTTCAATAACTTTCTCTACATCCAACGTGAGGTGAGGTTCAATAAATTTCTCTAGATTCAATGTGGGGTTAACCACCATCACTTTACCTCCAGAAACACCAACAGAATCTATACAAGCAAGGAACAGTTATCAATAGGCTGCTAAAAGTACATGTAATGAAAGGAAAGGAATGGAAAGGAAAAGCAACAATAGATATAGGCATCATCCTTTTCTCTGAATCTTGAGATATAAACAAAATATCTTTATGCAACAGTTATCTAACAAAGCCAGAGGTCAAGTTTTAACCCCATAAAAGTATCTCACCTCGAACTTTGACTGCAATTCTACCACCAGTAGTAATCTGCATCTGTCTCCTCTTGAATGAACAATTCTCTTCCAGCCTGACTGGCTCTTTTACATCAGCCACCTCATGCTCACTACCCAGTATTCGTTTTGGCATTCTCAATTTTCTTTTCCCAGGACCAGACTGACCATTAGCTGTTATTTCCTGGTTTGGCATCATCATCTCCTGATTCAATATTGATGCCTCCATCCCTATCACCACAACATCATGAAGTTCCTGTGAACCATCATCTAGTCTGTTCAAATTGATATCACCTAAACTCTGACCTCCATGTTCAGCAGTTCCTACAACAAGAAATCATTCTTTAATTCATGCATAGAAGcaaagaaaacgaaacatttcTTTTTGTCCAAGGGAGAATATGAAGCGCTCCATACCTGTGACCACAATCCCTGTGCTTTCAAGCAAAAATTTTCTTATTTGCCTCACTCTCTTTCTCTTCTCATTGATTTCTCCAATTCCTAATTGTTTTCCATCCTACAAATGGAAGAGATGTAGTGGTAAGCAGAATGAATGGCAGCATACTGTATATTCTATCTTTTCTCTTCTAATTCATGAATCCCCCACTCAGCAGCATGCCCATGGGAGGTGTAGGGGGTCTAGGATCTCCCCATAGTATACATTAAACATCTATTTCATAAAAACCTTAGACCAACCGAGTGCATCATGTCGCCTGAACAATGTCCCGCATATTACATTCTTTTACAGTTTCAGTGATTAAAGAGTAGTCACACCAAAAGTTTATTCTTTCTCAAGAGGAAGTCCTAAATGTATGATACATCCATCCCTATTGCTAAATTCCATATACGGTTGGTTGAAGTGAAAAAACTATCACACGAGTGTGTACCTTTGGAATATTAAGACAGTGAACGAGTATTAGATTTTCATAAGTAATTTGTCAATACTTTAAGTTGCAGCTAAGTTAGTTGTATAATCAAAGGTCACACCAAATCACATACATTATAGAAGAAAAGCTATTATTAGTACCAAACAAATGAACAAACATATGTCTTAACAATAAACAAAAATCAACCAACACATCAAATAATATGTAAAGTTATTGAATTATTCATATTTGTCCCCTACCGTGATTTTCCCAGTCGTGAAATCAAAGACTGGATGTCTCTGATCATTCAAACTAATAAAAGCCTCATTGCTGGAAGGTCGACTCGTATTACTCTCTGGTTTTCCTGAGCTCCGCATTTCAGCACATGGCAAACCTATGACTATAGGAAGTTCAGTTTCACGTTTTGCATGCTCGTTTTGAGCACCTTCTTTAGTGTTTCCAGCTGTGTCTAGTTCCTTCTCTGCAAGGTCTCCCAGTTTTCTAATTGAACAAAAGGACTGGTGGCAACTTCTGAGAAAAATGGGCATAAAAGAATTTATACCTCCACTACCAAGTTGTAGGATTTCAACTGGCAATATTTGTGCAGCGCTCTTCCCCAAGATGGTGGATGTGGATTTAATGTTTTCACTGGCATTATGCGGTGTACATCCATTCCTTTGCTTTCTTTGCTGCATGATTTAAGGGTAACATATCGAAACTTAAAAACCAATAACTTGCAGCACATCAAATCACAGAAGTGAGATGAACACAATCATATTTTCACAATACATTCCTGATCCAGCAGTTCCTACGGTTTGAACTAGGTCAGAGTAGAAGTTTCATAAAGTACTACTAACACATCTGTACTAAGTATGTCCTACAAAGGTCAAAGAACAGTTGTCAACCAAGCTTATGATGCTTAGAAGTATGTCCAGCCCGCATAAGATAAAATACATTCAAGGTGTGCACAAAATCTGTTAGTTCTAGTCTTGTCTTTCATATAGTCAGAAAGAACATTGCTGTAAATTGCCAGAAACATTTGGTAAACTGTGTCTTGCCACAACAGCCAGTCACATTGACCTAATAAGAAAACATTAATGTCTATGCTAATGGGTATTAACCTCAATAAAGAACATGTTTTCACCGATTCATCATTCACGAATTATGAACTCGGTCACCATGGATAGCAAGTATCAGTATATCAATTACCAAAGAGAAACAATATGCAATATCCAAGGGCACGTATGACTTACAACATTTTCTTCCCATAGATGATCAGAGCAAGATTGATCCAACGTAGTTTGCGCTAGAGATATTTCCATATTATTTAAAGATTCTGGGATTTCAGGACCgcataaaatttctatttttgatccATCACACCCATCCTTTTTATTTGCTACCACTACATTTCCTTCCCTGAGCTTTTTAAGAGGATGAGAAACAGAACCCCCTGAATCAGATACATATGCTCTCTTTTTTGTCAAAGGTACAGTTACACGGGACAATTTCTGATTCTCAAGAATAAACTGCTCATATTTATCATTTCTTGATATCAATGATGACTGTGTTTTGCCACAGGTGTCCTCTTCATTCACTGAATTGCTCAGAGGAGCAGCTGCCACAGAGGCACTAGAGTTATCAGGTGTTATATATTGACATACGTCATCGTCTAAGGATGGGACTGAGGGTTCCTGATACAGTTTCCAAGAAAACAGACTTAAACATCTTACAAATAATAGTACTCTATATTAGGTACCAAG contains:
- the LOC121805610 gene encoding DUF724 domain-containing protein 7-like isoform X3; translation: MATNSRILNFAQTMAGDAPHPLFQFQQTPSQITPHGHRRRRHHYFPIGSVVEVKTDEEDFRGVYFSATVLSPPNFPNKKKSRKLYVEYHDLLAHEDGLDRLREYVDASSLRPAPPLQQPPLKGYDLDDVVDAFYKDGWWTGVVTGVVARDERYVVTFPNPPDELEFGLGELRLHSDWVNGNWLRPQKHNIAGLMFDVGRKVEVSFAGEEFQDVWYPATILEDLGNLTFLVECNSVNSDNHSSAKARVDSLHIRPCPPLLKDKKLILFEKVDAFFDFGWWSGIITKELENSRYLVFFKQMNCDKEFNQSELRLHMEWKDDKWFTSSQQRKQRNGCTPHNASENIKSTSTILGKSAAQILPVEILQLGSGEKELDTAGNTKEGAQNEHAKRETELPIVIGLPCAEMRSSGKPESNTSRPSSNEAFISLNDQRHPVFDFTTGKITDGKQLGIGEINEKRKRVRQIRKFLLESTGIVVTGTAEHGGQSLGDINLNRLDDGSQELHDVVVIGMEASILNQEMMMPNQEITANGQSGPGKRKLRMPKRILGSEHEVADVKEPVRLEENCSFKRRQMQITTGGRIAVKVRDSVGVSGGKVMVVNPTLNLEKFIEPHLTLDVEKVIEPQPSNQFDNEPLSKWIDEMHMSSVIDGSVMVPYTENGNTQGGRVGHDEASEMQPQSEIKSSGLVDTGFPSESNITGNVLDEGTQKQSESGRQSMPSVEETSVVLFDLNSENLSEDEAQASVTVDKGPVIPYQPPQSCMENNVAVVLDEDIEKRPENEALATTPKVDIISMISSQHQHSVGETVREHNEKQPENRRTPDAASVDKVALVLSEPEKLPFEKNTILWKTIQSFQVFQRLPQKPHFQPLENFRESSREGLAIGYMVTFSSIVERASKLQLTDPVSIMDDIMDTLTDLEKQGFEVGPIQDCINELLAIKCKQEKLANDTETINGQITGHRDTKARLERDIEEINEHIMKLQRKRSQAESAKEREEEEIAFLQVRLRETKDSIKTVKNDFEGKVSSIL
- the LOC121805610 gene encoding DUF724 domain-containing protein 3-like isoform X2, whose translation is MATNSRILNFAQTMAGDAPHPLFQFQQTPSQITPHGHRRRRHHYFPIGSVVEVKTDEEDFRGVYFSATVLSPPNFPNKKKSRKLYVEYHDLLAHEDGLDRLREYVDASSLRPAPPLQQPPLKGYDLDDVVDAFYKDGWWTGVVTGVVARDERYVVTFPNPPDELEFGLGELRLHSDWVNGNWLRPQKHNIAGLMFDVGRKVEVSFAGEEFQDVWYPATILEDLGNLTFLVECNSVNSDNHSSAKARVDSLHIRPCPPLLKDKKLILFEKVDAFFDFGWWSGIITKELENSRYLVFFKQMNCDKEFNQSELRLHMEWKDDKWFTSSQEPSVPSLDDDVCQYITPDNSSASVAAAPLSNSVNEEDTCGKTQSSLISRNDKYEQFILENQKLSRVTVPLTKKRAYVSDSGGSVSHPLKKLREGNVVVANKKDGCDGSKIEILCGPEIPESLNNMEISLAQTTLDQSCSDHLWEENVQRKQRNGCTPHNASENIKSTSTILGKSAAQILPVEILQLGSGEKELDTAGNTKEGAQNEHAKRETELPIVIGLPCAEMRSSGKPESNTSRPSSNEAFISLNDQRHPVFDFTTGKITDGKQLGIGEINEKRKRVRQIRKFLLESTGIVVTGTAEHGGMEASILNQEMMMPNQEITANGQSGPGKRKLRMPKRILGSEHEVADVKEPVRLEENCSFKRRQMQITTGGRIAVKVRDSVGVSGGKVMVVNPTLNLEKFIEPHLTLDVEKVIEPQPSNQFDNEPLSKWIDEMHMSSVIDGSVMVPYTENGNTQGGRVGHDEASEMQPQSEIKSSGLVDTGFPSESNITGNVLDEGTQKQSESGRQSMPSVEETSVVLFDLNSENLSEDEAQASVTVDKGPVIPYQPPQSCMENNVAVVLDEDIEKRPENEALATTPKVDIISMISSQHQHSVGETVREHNEKQPENRRTPDAASVDKVALVLSEPEKLPFEKNTILWKTIQSFQVFQRLPQKPHFQPLENFRESSREGLAIGYMVTFSSIVERASKLQLTDPVSIMDDIMDTLTDLEKQGFEVGPIQDCINELLAIKCKQEKLANDTETINGQITGHRDTKARLERDIEEINEHIMKLQRKRSQAESAKEREEEEIAFLQVRLRETKDSIKTVKNDFEGKVSSIL
- the LOC121805610 gene encoding DUF724 domain-containing protein 3-like isoform X1, whose translation is MATNSRILNFAQTMAGDAPHPLFQFQQTPSQITPHGHRRRRHHYFPIGSVVEVKTDEEDFRGVYFSATVLSPPNFPNKKKSRKLYVEYHDLLAHEDGLDRLREYVDASSLRPAPPLQQPPLKGYDLDDVVDAFYKDGWWTGVVTGVVARDERYVVTFPNPPDELEFGLGELRLHSDWVNGNWLRPQKHNIAGLMFDVGRKVEVSFAGEEFQDVWYPATILEDLGNLTFLVECNSVNSDNHSSAKARVDSLHIRPCPPLLKDKKLILFEKVDAFFDFGWWSGIITKELENSRYLVFFKQMNCDKEFNQSELRLHMEWKDDKWFTSSQEPSVPSLDDDVCQYITPDNSSASVAAAPLSNSVNEEDTCGKTQSSLISRNDKYEQFILENQKLSRVTVPLTKKRAYVSDSGGSVSHPLKKLREGNVVVANKKDGCDGSKIEILCGPEIPESLNNMEISLAQTTLDQSCSDHLWEENVQRKQRNGCTPHNASENIKSTSTILGKSAAQILPVEILQLGSGEKELDTAGNTKEGAQNEHAKRETELPIVIGLPCAEMRSSGKPESNTSRPSSNEAFISLNDQRHPVFDFTTGKITDGKQLGIGEINEKRKRVRQIRKFLLESTGIVVTGTAEHGGQSLGDINLNRLDDGSQELHDVVVIGMEASILNQEMMMPNQEITANGQSGPGKRKLRMPKRILGSEHEVADVKEPVRLEENCSFKRRQMQITTGGRIAVKVRDSVGVSGGKVMVVNPTLNLEKFIEPHLTLDVEKVIEPQPSNQFDNEPLSKWIDEMHMSSVIDGSVMVPYTENGNTQGGRVGHDEASEMQPQSEIKSSGLVDTGFPSESNITGNVLDEGTQKQSESGRQSMPSVEETSVVLFDLNSENLSEDEAQASVTVDKGPVIPYQPPQSCMENNVAVVLDEDIEKRPENEALATTPKVDIISMISSQHQHSVGETVREHNEKQPENRRTPDAASVDKVALVLSEPEKLPFEKNTILWKTIQSFQVFQRLPQKPHFQPLENFRESSREGLAIGYMVTFSSIVERASKLQLTDPVSIMDDIMDTLTDLEKQGFEVGPIQDCINELLAIKCKQEKLANDTETINGQITGHRDTKARLERDIEEINEHIMKLQRKRSQAESAKEREEEEIAFLQVRLRETKDSIKTVKNDFEGKVSSIL
- the LOC121805610 gene encoding uncharacterized protein LOC121805610 isoform X4; this translates as MVHFFPAAPLSNSVNEEDTCGKTQSSLISRNDKYEQFILENQKLSRVTVPLTKKRAYVSDSGGSVSHPLKKLREGNVVVANKKDGCDGSKIEILCGPEIPESLNNMEISLAQTTLDQSCSDHLWEENVQRKQRNGCTPHNASENIKSTSTILGKSAAQILPVEILQLGSGEKELDTAGNTKEGAQNEHAKRETELPIVIGLPCAEMRSSGKPESNTSRPSSNEAFISLNDQRHPVFDFTTGKITDGKQLGIGEINEKRKRVRQIRKFLLESTGIVVTGTAEHGGQSLGDINLNRLDDGSQELHDVVVIGMEASILNQEMMMPNQEITANGQSGPGKRKLRMPKRILGSEHEVADVKEPVRLEENCSFKRRQMQITTGGRIAVKVRDSVGVSGGKVMVVNPTLNLEKFIEPHLTLDVEKVIEPQPSNQFDNEPLSKWIDEMHMSSVIDGSVMVPYTENGNTQGGRVGHDEASEMQPQSEIKSSGLVDTGFPSESNITGNVLDEGTQKQSESGRQSMPSVEETSVVLFDLNSENLSEDEAQASVTVDKGPVIPYQPPQSCMENNVAVVLDEDIEKRPENEALATTPKVDIISMISSQHQHSVGETVREHNEKQPENRRTPDAASVDKVALVLSEPEKLPFEKNTILWKTIQSFQVFQRLPQKPHFQPLENFRESSREGLAIGYMVTFSSIVERASKLQLTDPVSIMDDIMDTLTDLEKQGFEVGPIQDCINELLAIKCKQEKLANDTETINGQITGHRDTKARLERDIEEINEHIMKLQRKRSQAESAKEREEEEIAFLQVRLRETKDSIKTVKNDFEGKVSSIL